A single Dunckerocampus dactyliophorus isolate RoL2022-P2 chromosome 2, RoL_Ddac_1.1, whole genome shotgun sequence DNA region contains:
- the LOC129173508 gene encoding kelch-like protein 10 isoform X2: MYGRNVELMFSVPVSLMFRALFLRWSTPQQTVYVIHGLTPRLMQLFIDFAYTGTVSVTEDNVQDLLIAADKFNVTGIVQTCCTFLTGQLCPENCIGIWQFTKNCYTPELQLKAFDYMLYCFEEVANAEELRQLSIQDFCDILDRDDLIVKKENTVYEAILHWIAHAPEERSGNIEVLLEKVRLSLTSHEFITINVLTNHLVQNSSKCLDMVTFATRVISHMTTNCVSGYCNMVARPRLPSTILMAIGGRNGRNPAHRIEAYDVHANCWGYLVDSMDQPRSYCGAAFLNDSIYCLGGFDGAEHYNTVSRFDLNSRAWQEVAPMHYRRCYLSVTVLNGCIFAIGGHDGRVRLKTAECYTPETNQWTLIASMHELRSDASCTALNNKIYICGGFNGNEFLQTAEYYSPETNEWTMITPMSSRRSGIGVIGFADHVYAVEITS; the protein is encoded by the exons ATGTATGGAAGAAATGTTGAACTCATGTTCAGTGTTCCTGTGTCCTTGATGTTCAGAGCCCTCTTTCTGCGTTGGTCCACCCCACAACAGACGGTCTACGTTATACATGGCCTTACTCCTCGCTTAATGCAGCTCTTTATTGATTTTGCATACACCGGCACTGTGTCAGTAACAGAGGACAATGTACAGGACTTGTTGATAGCAGCTGATAAGTTCAATGTGACAGGCATTGTTCAAACCTGCTGCACATTCCTAACAGGACAGCTCTGCCCAGAGAACTGCATCGGCATCTGGCAGTTCACGAAGAACTGTTACACCCCAGAGCTGCAGCTCAAGGCCTTTGACTATATGCTCTATTGCTTTGAGGAAGTTGCAAACGCTGAAGAGTTGCGGCAACTCTCTATCCAGGACTTCTGTGACATCCTTGACAGAGATGACTTGATAGTGAAAAAGGAAAACACTGTTTATGAGGCCATCCTGCACTGGATTGCACACGCACCAGAAGAGCGTAGCGGAAACATTGAGGTTCTTCTGGAGAAA GTACGTCTATCTCTGACCAGTCACGAGTTCATCACCATCAATGTGTTAACCAATCACCTGGTGCAGAACAGCAGCAAATGCCTGGACATGGTCACATTTGCTACACGCGTGATAAGTCACATGACAACAAACTGTGTGTCCGGATACTGCAACATGGTCGCCCGTCCTCGCCTTCCCTCCACCATCCTGATGGCGATTGGTGGCAGGAATGGACGAAATCCAGCACACCGCATTGAAGCGTATGATGTGCATGCCAATTGTTGGGGCTACCTGGTAGACAGTATGGATCAACCCCGTTCTTACTGCGGTGCTGCCTTTCTCAATGACTCCATCTACTGTCTGGGTGGCTTTGATGGTGCAGAACATTACAACACTGTCAGCCGCTTTGACCTGAACAGCCGCGCCTGGCAGGAAGTGGCGCCCATGCACTATCGCCGCTGCTACTTGAGCGTAACTGTGCTAAATGGGTGCATCTTTGCAATTGGAGGCCATGATGGGCGAGTAAGACTAAAGACTGCAGAATGCTACACACCTGAGACCAACCAGTGGACTCTCATTGCCAGTATGCACGAACTGAGAAGTGACGCCAGCTGCACCGCCCTCAACAACAAG ATTTACATTTGTGGTGGTTTTAATGGAAATGAGTTCTTGCAAACAGCAGAGTATTACAGTCCA